The region AATATTATGCTAACCGAAAAGGTCGTTCTTATTCTGCGCTTTGAACtgtaaagtagaaaaaaataaccccCCCCgatgtatttatatatctgTAAGCGATATTTAATGGAATAATCGTATCCAAGAGTTATATCCAAGTCGTCAAGTGTACAATAAGTAAGAACTGATAGATTTAAGAAACTGTTTGCGTAagattacaatattttcagaaGACATAATTTCACactaccgtttttttttctttactttcctCAGTTTTTACAACATCCACTTTTGTCCCAAGaagtattttttcatacaagCTGAATATATCAACTACAGAGAAAACGAGGCTGCACAACGTTGAATGAATGTTTCTAAAACTTTCGTTAAAAACGTAAAATCACCCgagacgtttttcaaaaatctcatatcaatttcgtagaaaactttcctttttaatttatacataaatcgaaatattttttaacgaatgcTCTAGAAGCCGACTGGATGGacttaataaataaataacggtCTGCTGAACAATTGTAGGTGCGGCATAATTTCCTCTCAAGttgtataaaattgataattagCAGATTTCAGATGACGTCGTATTCAAACGCCCTCCCCGTAGTCGCGATCACCAACATTGATGCGATCCGGTGCAGCAGTGACGCTAAAACCAAGGATCGTGCTGTCCACTTTGtacatttttcctttttttggcTTTTTTGCTTTTCCCTACAAAATGTATATGGACAATTTCATACACTTGTGGACATGTTAGCATGTAGTTAAAGCAGGAACGAGAAGCGAATATTAGTTTTCAACAGGGAAACATTGAATAGAAATAGAATTGTATGGTTaattttaaagtaattttTAATACCAATCAATGAGCCAAGAATATACCTTGACTTCCTGAAATTCGGTCGCTGTCGCGTTAGGGTTGACAGCAGGAGCAGGCTTGCAGAGATCATCAGCTTGAGGATGAGGACGTTGAGCAGATCTCCACTTGCTACGCTTCTCGAGAAATTGTTTCGCAAATTCGCTGCACTGCTTATTGTCACCCAGGTACAATCTAACGTATTCCTTCACCTCGTAAGCTGACTCGATGTCTCGTAAGAAGCCAACGAATGTCGGAACTAAGCAtgttcaaaatgatttttcttttaaataaaCATATTTGAACAATTAGCAAGAACAAATTTGACAATTCATAAGCGATTAAACAAATTAGATTATTATTTTAGCGTTTTGTGTCCCCGTCTTATTCATTAACACTGTTAGAATCAATTTCAAGATCAATACACAAGAATAATTCTAGAATTTACATCATGTTTTTAATTCTGGTTAggtaattattaattcttGGTTTCACCCAGAGTAAATGGTAtactaaattttttcttattccttaAAAGTAAATGCAAATATAATGCTGTCCAAACTTCGAATCTGGGTTTCGTATCTGAAGTTTTGACCACTGGATTGCCTGATGGTGAGGCTGAGTAAGACGTTATAAAATGGTCCAATTCTCGCGATAATTCATGTGGAGGAACTTCGTATTTCACCTGTGATAAAGACTTCTAAGACGAAGTGTCTGTGAGACGAAACTGCTTCCAAACAGAACGAACACTCTCATGGTGAATCTTACACGGATTACCGATTCTTATTTCCAGGACAGCCCATTGCTATTAGTGATGCAAAATTGGGGGAGTTAATAACGTTCAATACTgcttgttttttcaaaattaatttttttgtcttaaGCACCATGATTAGTCCATGCGAGATATTTTAAACAGCGATATTTCTTATTCGCTGTGTCTTtcgatagaattttttcagaaagtAGCAAGTGTTAAATGATACGGcagtttgattttatttcgaataatttttagtGAGGCGATGTTTCttgattacaaaatttttactgGAGGGCATTTAAAAGATTGTCATTCAGCTCTAGGCTGCTGTAGTAAGATTGTATTGCTGAAAAAATCCTTCGATACACATCAGTCTATAAGaatcacaaatttttctttcactatataaaaattatctacGCAATGTTAACGTAACCGAGATCTGTGAAAAGGTataaaatcttataaaatTCACAGAGGTATTTTGAAACTTGCCTGACTTTTCCCAGCTAGCAAAAGTAACGTATTGTTCTCTACTTAGACTGTCAAACCACTAATACGCCGTGTAAATCGTAAAGTTCGCCAGGTTCCTGGTTTTGGgaaaatttgcaatatttttccatGTTGCAACATCCCTGTTACTAATTTTCACTGGGATGACAACATCAATTATAATGCACGTGATATTCGGGGCCTCGTGAACAAATAATATAACTACAGAATTAGTAATTCTATTAGAAAACTTACTATCAACAGACGCCTGAAGGCCGCCCAAGGCTTTGTTACACCACTGAGTGAAGTCGTCTGGCTTGGCAGTATTTTGTTCGAAGATTTTCTTGACCAATTCCccttcttttttgtttttacttttggTGGGTTTGTTAttttgttgctgctgctgttgttgttgtggtTGTTGAGGTTGCTGAACGGTATTTACAGGGGCTTTGATGGTTGCCAATTGTTTAGCGGAGTGTTTTGGTGTTGGATTTATCTTCGCTGATATAGGATCATCCCAGAAACCCCCAGTGGTGGTATTCGTGCTATTAGACCAGGCCTGGTTGTTAGCGTTCGTAGCACTGTTCCAGTTCAAAGACTGGGCAGCAGTGCCCCAGATGCCGGCGCTTTGTAGTGGCACTACCGGTTCCTTTTGCGCAGCCTTTTCCTGTCTTTCCCTTTCTTGCTGCTGAAATACAGAAATGACTTAATTCTACGTAATATTTCGGAAAATCAAGAGAATTTAAACCTCGCAAGATTAGCTGGTCCCGATAGATCCAAATTCCGTAATTTATAGATTGCTGTAAAGTTCCAAAATATTCCACATTTAAACAGTTTAGTATGTAATGGCAgctgcttaaaaaaaaaaaaaaaaaaaaaaaaaaacaattcgccACAACAGCTACTTTTACCTTGGCGAGACGCTCTTGCTCTTCTTGTTGAATCTGCGCTAAACTTTTTACCACTGGCTTTGAGACGGGAGCTGCTTTTTCTGCCCATTTCAGTTGCAGACCTTTCGATATTTCTGCCATTGCTGCATCCTGGGCCACTTCTGCAGTTCTTTGCTGTGCCATTTGTTGTTGCATCAGTTGCTGTACCCTTAATTCTTCCTGTAAACAGCAGAAAGTAAGAAAAGTAGTAAACATACATATTCGCACAAATCGTAATCActattttcaacgaattatGTGGTAAAGAGTTTTATGCAGAgacataaaatgaaaaaacttacAGCCTTCTTTTCTCGTTCAAGCCTTTGTATCTCAGCAAGTGACGCGTGAGAAGATGGAGCTGGAGCGTGAGGAGTCTGAGCCCAAGGAGCCTTGCTGCGCTCTTGCAATTTTCTAAGTGCCTCTGCTTCCCGCCTCCGTTGCTCGGCTCGCTTTGCTTGCTCTTCGGCTTCTGTCTTTCTGCGGGCCTCCTCCTCTTTCCTACAATAATCATAACCACTTAAATTGACTAACTTACGAATCAATTTCATTCGGGAATTCTGCATAAATTAGAACTTCTAATTAAATCTAGTTCGATTATAAACGGCTATCGTACTTAAttcgttcttcttcttcacgtttttgttcttcttccaacttttttctcttctctttctcctttcTCTGTTTCTCTTCTTGTCTCTTAGCCTCttccctctttctcttctcttcctccTGTTTTTTACGGTTATTTTCCTCAtcttgttttctcttttcctcccgctttctctcctcctctttgcgctttttctcctccttcttcttcagTTCCTCCTCTTGCTTGCGCTTCTCTTCCTCCTTtcgtttcttctcttcttctttcttttttctctcctcttccgTACGCTTTGCCGCCTCTTCAGCCAATCTTGCTTTCTCTGCCTCCTCGTCTTGTTTCCTCTTAGCGCTTTCTTCATCCGCTTGTCTTTTCAATTCTTCCTGTTTCTTGAGTTGcgctttctttttctcctcttgtATTTTAAGTTTTTGCTCCTCCTGAAACACGCGGCAGTTACACTTAGTGTGACCTTAGTTTGACAGtacatttcaaaaatgaaaatcgttatgcaaaacaataaattgaagtCATCTCTGCTAGAGCTTCACTGCAAATCACTAACCAAAGACAACACTTTTCTCATGTACACATTCATAGAGCCTGTGTAAAAACCTACCTACCTAAAAGTTCATATTATTCATTCGGTGCATTGACACAAACGCCAAATCGTCAGTAgtttaaagaaaagaaaaaaaaaaaaaaaaagcgcaCTTGTGGAGTGATAGTTAACCAGGGAGTTTTCTtgttatcaattttcattagcTCATGTAGACTTTACTCACTAGTATCTGTTGTTCAGTCTTCATTTCTTTAGTATGTAGATCCCAAAGTGAATTAGGCAATTGGCCAGGGGGCATGGCAGGAATAGGGCCCATCTGAAATTCATTACAGAGATAAAGAAACGTCCATTTCCGCTAACAGCGAAACAATTCGAATTCCACTAGCAAACTCGCTTGGGCATAACTTGTTCCTCACCTGGGATTGCCAATTCGGATTGCCAAATTGAGGTGGTGCCATTTGCGGTGGGGGGGGATGAGGCCAGACAGACTCGATTTGTGTGGCTTGTGGGTGTCCATTAACATTGAGCTGTCGCAGCAACGATTTGATGGGATTATCTTCAGGCGTGCTGGCAGGGGTAGGTGTCATGCTGGGCTGCTGAATGCCGTGTAAATTTTGTATGCCTCTCATTTGTTGCATAAGTTGTTGGACGGTGTCTATCGTTCCGGGATGGGTTGGCGTCGTCGGATGCATAGTTGGCGGGAGGTGATTCTCAGATTGAGTTTTTGCCTGAACATTTGAAATGTGGGCATTTGTGGATTCATCAagttttgtatatttataacgcaatttggaaaattaatcGTCATTACCTGTTGCATCTGTGTGAATAATTGCATTATGGGATTTGCTGGTTGGGCAGTGAGCGTAGGTACAAATGGATTAACAGTCATTGGGGATATTTCTGCCATCTCAGGTTGCTGCAGCATGTGTTGGAGTATTAATTGGTTTTGGTCTGCAGGACTCATGGAAGTCCATTGTTCAGACTGTGACAGCTTGTTTATAACTGCTGAGCGCACGTGTCGGAAAAGCAGTTGATTTTGAAGCAAACACATTTGTTGGTACTGATACAGGACCGACGGATCCTCCATTCCAGCTTTCGGAAGGGCACCAGGAATTGCGACGGGTACTGGAATTGCGACTGGTTCCGTTACCTACGTGAAATTCGACGTAAATTGTATTGGCCAAAGTGCAACATCGCTCGCTATCAATTGTTAATACTGTCGCTATCACGTGTCATGTATgagagcaaaaatttttaaagccAGTTCTAAATACCTTTAAAGGAGGTACGGGTGGACCAGGTATGAATGGTATTCTGCCCCACATTTTGATGAGATCACCGAGCATGGAATACCTTTCGTCGCAGGCTCTTCTTACAAGTAGATTAACGTTAAAGTATCCAGCTTTTAACCATTCCGACATTTCGCTAGCCGAAAATGGTCCCTGAACTTCACCTTGAGGGTCTCGGTAGAACCATTTCTCTTGAGTGGCCGACGCGATACCGGGAACTGGGTTGTTCGCCGAAGGTGGAACATTGGATCGTTGATCTTTGTGGGTTTCTTCATCAGCCATTAGTTTAGCCACTAACGCGTCTGCCTCTTCCTTCATCCTATCTAAATCGTCCTCAGACTTTTGTCTAACATTAGTGACAGACATCATTCCTAAAGTACTTTTACTCTTTTTTAAACCGGAATGTAAGACTGGCTTGTCATTGTTACCCACAACGGATGATTCGTTTATCGTATTGTCCGTTCTGGCCTCTTTGGCCAGTGGTGTATCCCCAGGAATTTTGTTAGAGTTTCGTGTATTTTGCATAACTGGATTCTTGTCCGAAACTTTGTCTAAATTGGTGGCACTTTGAACTTTTCTTGGTAACGAGTTAACCACAGGCGATGAACCTTTCAACGGAGTATTACTTTGAGTAGGCAGTGGTTTTGAGGGTGATACGCTACGTTTATCCTGCATCTCAGGACTCTCTTTGTCCTCAAAAGGTTGAAGGGATTTTGGTCGCTCTCTAATCCCAGTACTACTGGCAGTTATGTTAGCACGACGATTGGAAGTTTGGGGAGTTTGTCCGTGGTTAATAGGCAAGGGTTTTGAGGATGGTTTAGAATTGCTTAAATTATTTCCTTCTGACATGTGACGGATCCTCGATTCTCGATTACCCCCAGCGCTAATTATTccgtcttcgtcgtcgtccGAATACATCCCTCCGTGAAATGCTCCCGACGCGTCGAAGCTTCCGCCGCTCTCGCTAGGATTCTCCGTTGCCCTGCAAGAGTAAGACCTTCATCATTTCTAAATGAGGCTGCATTAGGACCGATTTGTTAAGGGCAAATTGCTATCACAAAGCTTTCGTAATTTGACTCTTCGATGAGATTTACTGTACGATATGAAAAACCTTCAAGTACAATGTACATTATAATTGCACATCTCAAATAACAGTCATTTCATTTAATGATCCGAAGACAAACGTTGACATTTTGCGCCAGACCCAAGCAAACCATGcaaattgtgaattatttttatatcgtaTTCAATTTATAACAACACTGCCAAGTTCCATAATCTCAGACAGAATGAATCGCTCTCGTTTACTTTTGTAGTCATAACACTCAAGGCACTGAGTTTGCAGAATTGCAAACCGGTAACCGAATGTTAAGTTTTGGCTAAGTAGTCATCACAGATAGGAgctttttttgcaaattactTAGCTGGTCTCATacagaaacaaagaaacaagtccccgaataattttgaatatcttGATAATTACCACTCAGGTAGGTTGTCATGGTTGTCGTGATGGTTAGGTTCCCAAGTCCGAAGAGTTCGAGTCGGTGGATGATGAGATAATTCGTGAGAGGACCTGTGGCTAGCCCTGTGCTCCCAACGTGTACCACTTCTCACCTCTTCTCCCTCCACGCCATCAGGTCGTTCCAATCGATCGCCCCTCTCCGAGCCACCGCCATCACGCCAACTGCTTCTAActgaaattgtaattaaatgatttatttttatctactTTGTTTGCATGATCACAAGTCGACCTGTAAACCAGAATTGTTGGACTCTGTTCTGATCCTTTTCTAAGATCCTCCGGAACATTTCAAAAGAAAGCGTTACTCTTAGGAGTATTGGAAGCATTATTtattgatcaaattttgtaaTGCGATGCTGTACCAAAGAGCAGGATTTCCTTCCCAATACAGTATTCTGGTCTGTCAAGTGCTATGATTTGATCGATACTTACAGACACAGAACTCTCAGCTggttcttaaaaaaaaaaagtaacgctAAAGTGTGGTGTTTGAATAGAGAGTATTAAGacagtgaaattgaaatctatatttttgttttttattcacacaCTAAATACTAATTTCCCAATGGCAGTGTAATTAGTAacagtataaaattttaaaacgataAGTACGGTTTTCGATataagcgaaaaaaaaaagtaaagtttttttgttcttggaagtaaaaaacagtaaaatataattatcggTAAATAAGTGAGTAAACCTGAGAAAGTGTGAGTCTTGGCGGTCGAAAGCCTAGTATGATCTATGTTACTTTTTGTGTTGCAATTAGGTTCAAAGGTGTCAATATAACACAGTTCCGTAGAGATTATCATCGAAAAACTGATAACGAAATTAGATAAGACATGAATACTGTTATCGCGTGTTATtaaatatgttgaaaataattagatAACTCCAGATGTACACAATTTTGTTCAAGCGCAAGTAAATACAAAAACGTTAAtcaatttgaagaatattttgaacTGCAGAAATCTATTTGAATGCATAAGATATCTACTGACCCCATTTTTCACCACGATTACTAGAAGCCACTCTCCATCCATCGTCGTCTTCGCCAGCACGCTGCCGTCGCCAGTTCCCTTCCACGAATGACCCGCCGCCTCCACCTCGTCCCAATTCTTTTCTGGGACTAGTAGAACCATTCCAATCTCCAGGTTCAGGTCCGCCATTTCTCTCCGACCAACCTCGTTCACTCTGTGATCTGTCGAATGGTCTAGTTCTCCCCTGAGAATTGAAATCAACGGTGGCATGAAACTGCTTCGAAGCTTAGAAGGTTGCAAGCACTTGATATTAAATTCTCTTATCAAAATCATTGGCATTTGTTCACAGCTACCGAATTGTCACACATCTTCATTTATTCTGTTAAGAATAAAACTGAGATCTACCGGAAAAGGTTGTGGCTCAATTCTCGGTCCATCGCCTGGCTCGTCAAAGATGGCTCCTCGGGAGTAATGAGTCGGATAAATGCCACCTCTCCCACCTCTGCCCCGTCCTCCACGATCAACGCTGCCCCCTCTCCCTCTGCCCCCATTGTTTGTTAAACCACTATTCCAGGAGCGCTGAAATGACGGATACAGTCTATCAGAGCATTCCAACACTATTTTGGTAATTGGGTAAAGAATGTGAGAATAACGAAAGGGTTTACTTTCGGTATTGGTTTTGTTAGCTGCATGATAGTCTACCGGAGTTGAGTAGAATGtacgcaatatttttttttttttttttggagaaagcgattaataatatacttttgttttgttcctatgtttttcaaactctttAATCCAGAAACATGATCCAGTAGCGACAAGGGGCCGAGTAAGACTGAGTAGGATTTTGTTGCAATGAAGTATTTAAATAGAATAGTCTCAAAAAGtcgatttgaatattttttcctatAGCTCTGTATGTTGCAGAAGTTTCTAATAATACTGAGTCTTCGATATAGAACTGTGAACTCTTTAACGGTAGCAGTCAGCGGTTCACTATCACATTATCACTGATTTTATGTAATAAACTTACAAACGCTTTGTTGCtacagaataaaaattgatcaactTCGGCTACGGACATATCGATTACCGCAATAGAGATGAATCTTTTTCACGACAAGGGAAGGCCAAGCAATTGAAGTGCAGAGGCTTATACAAGCCAGGAAGTTTGGCGCAAGGGCTCCAGAGAGTGGCTGTATATTTTTAGAACACGACCAAGAATGACACAGTTCCCAATATAAGATACGACACTAATACAAGACGatacaaaaatatatgtatgtgcaCATATTGAATCGCATTCTATCTCTTCTTACATTTTAGTCAAATATCGATctattcgaaataaaaatattcttacatCTTCCAAGCCATGTAGCAGTATCCATAAAAtcgtaatttcaattttatccaaCCTACATTTTGTTTGCTCAAATACAAATACCGTGATTCAAAGTTCAAGGTCAtatcgagtttgaaaatatttagcatcgtatatatatgcaaATGGAATGTTAAATATTACGTCACACATCATTATATGCATTAGAAGAATTCTTTTTACcaaattcaatctcattgaaCATTACATTTCTTACCATTTAACGCCATGtatcattgttgttatttttttttttgaacaagtCATTTCGATGTTTTCTGTAAatgattttatcaaattttccacAAGCACAGCAATATTTCATAGTATAtgatatgtgtgtgtgtgtgtgtgtgtgtgtgcgtgggtgtatatatatttagtaGATATATTGACTTTTTGCATTGCAGAAACATGTTGATAAATATGGAAAATGTgcgcatatatatgtatatacattttccataattatcaccatttttctataatgaaaaaagttaatagatctacttttatttattataatgaaTCCAGGTTTTACTTTGAATGAAACATAAGTTAAAGTTATACGAAGATTCTACTATTTACCCGTAAAGTTTAGTTGCttacttgtaaaattttttctaaagtTATAACCATCAGACCGATTCAAGTTGTACTTGTACATTCCAAAAGACACAACATAACGAAgatagattttcaaaaatgatagCAAAGCAAATATTCCTAGTAAGCATATTGCAATGAGATGCATTGGCATGGTGTGTAACCTTagtgtttacttttttttcatttctgattCTCAATTTCGAGAAGAGATTCTAACAGGAAACGAGTCATTGGGACAGAAAAGATGAGCAGGAAATAAGTTAGGTATATGTGCGGAACGGGcagaaattatcaaaaatatgaTGATAGTAATAACAACCACATTTACCGCCTCTTCTTCTGTCATTGGTGTGAGTGCCAGCGGTTGTTGAGCTTGTATAATGTAGAGGGCAGGAAAAGAAGCGAGTGGTTCGGGTGCTTTATAATTCCGGTCAAACAGAGCTAACATCTCTTCTCGACCGTATCTATGCTCAGCTAGCTGGTAACGAGGGGTGGTCAGGATACTAggccctccccctcctccgcTGGTATTGCAACCGTCTCCTGACAAGTTGCGCAACCTGTACAATGGCAAAGTTTTGTCAGAGAGATGtgaggaaaggaaaaaacagGGAAACAGAGAATAGCTTACCATGCAGACATTGATAACTATAACTTATGCGctacatatattataaaattgtgcCAGATTCAattctttcttcctcttttaaTCCTTTAGctactttatttattatttttcagattcagTTGTTCGTAATGATGCGACTaaaagattaaagaaaaaaagaaactcgttTTGTTGAGCAAATGACCGAATATACTTTTTGACTTGATCGTGTTGTCTTTCATGGtacacaaaaattttgattgtaaatatttaaaaatttcagagtaTCTTACGAATTTTTTATGCTTTATTAGTTTTTAGTGGAAGTGGGTTTTAAAGTACTTGTCCGGTCTCTAACTGACTAAGCATAGTAAAAATGTCAAGTGTGAAATGCACTATCTTTTTATGATGAGTAAATACCTTTACTTTCGGTTTTTCAATAATGACAAAGTATAGTCTTATCTAAAAATCATCATATAAATGAAAGCAAATGTCAGACAATGGTGAAAGAAAGATTCATTTATAGTTATAAAACCATCGcttcaaaatgaaatttttcacttagATTCATCAAATACCAATCACAAgattaccaaaattttttaaatgccAAAGAATCTGTTTGCAGGATTTATTTcttaaaattgtataaatgatagtatctcaaaattttaatgaaaatttagatTCTGAATGATAAAATCTGCTGCCCAATCATAACGccagcgaaatttttttagggAATAACTTACCACTCTGGACCAAATCTCATTGATTCCGTCATCTCGCAAAGTTagctgaaaaattaaataaagtagcATGAATACATGTATTTGTTTGGCACAAACGGTcagcaaagaaaaaatacaatagtaaataataaataacagtCTTTATccggatttgaaaaatataatatttaactGTTACTTCacgttttgagaatttttattcaatttctgttTTACTTACACCCTGGACATTCGATAACGCGGTTAAAGCTCGAGTAATTCGCGTATTGGGATGATTTCGCGTTTGAAAGGATTGATGAATTAGAACACGAAACAGATGATTTAGAATATACCTAGAATACACAATAGATGCAACAGACTGGAGAACGTAGAGGAGCCGAAATTAGCGTCACGAAAGTGTCGAGCAGCGGAAAATGAAACTGCGATATCGTTGCGCGGAAAGGAACGAATACCAGAATCGAAAGACGCGAAAACAGAAATATTCTTCCCGTTTATTTACGACATATTTTTTGACGGAGCAGAATCTACGTaggtatgtatgcatgtagtATCCCACAGCAGCCAAGGTGGCAATATTAACCAAACTTTTTTCGATTGTAGAAATCACGATATGCCACCGGATCATCATATTCTTTGATAAAAGTTTGTCACCAATGCTTTTGTTGCAATATTTCACTGCCAGTAGCGTCTAGTTTGctatataaattattgaaataccTTATTGGGGTTCGGAATTATTGGGCGAATGAAACAACACACCAATATGGCCGATGGGTTTTTTGAGATAGAACGCTGAACGCATGCGTAGTGTTTTTTGTCACGTGATCAGAGATTTAAAGCCAAACCCAAATCCCCGTACAAGGCGCCACTTGTACGAAAGTGGAAGACCTCGGAAGATCTTTTGCTTCCTGCTTTTAAAAAGTACCTTTTATTTGCCTAAACGaaagttttgaagaaaaaactgcAGATTGGCTGACCTTTGAATACCGAGTCGTTACCGAGTTCTTCAACTCTTTTGTTTTCGAAATGTGGCAAGTAAAATAAACCCAGACATAGGAACTCATTTCAACCCAACTCCGgtttgtttatcaatttttttttgacagatTATATCATCAATTTTAATCCTTCCACTTACTTATGTCCTAATGTACGTTACAACTGTGACGAAAATATCGGTCTGATATATTACTTTCCAACACAGACATTCATTTCAACCGACCAAGTTATTTTACCGTTCCGACTCTTTGACTTAACCGACTCCTGATTAAAGCCATATATGGTTAAAGCTGGCTgtaaaaattaggaaaaatttaagaaagtTTTAACTGATACCGACAGATTTACGGATTATGTTTTGAAATCGAAAACagctattattttcatcgtatCGATTTGTAGTACTATAAATCTGAATGGTAATTAATTTCTCTTTGCAATTGTGTCTAAAGGGTAAGAAAGAGACTCTTATATTTTAAGACAGTTTATTCAAAGGGATTTTAAGTCGTTACAAAGAATAGTAACAATAAAACGTTCTTTTTTCCAGATCTGTGCAACCGGCTATTTAACAGTGAATCATTTGAGCTTAAGCAAactgcatgaaagaatttttttagaaatccACACCTTTGAGAAGTCATTCAGATACAGTATAGAATTAAGTTTCTCTCTGATAAAGGGACTCATTATTATAAATCAGACAAAGTAGTGCGGCTTCTTGACCACTATGCCATATTCAGCAACAGCTGGTGTCAGGTCTTCCATTGTTAACGTGTAGCGGCGATCCTTTCCTTTCGTCTTAGTATTTTGATTTGCTCCTCTCGTCTTACAGTGCTGTAACGCATCGTTAGCTATTTCAGAGATGAACTTTTGAGCTGCTAACGAAACTAACCTGACACTAAAACAAGGAGTATAGAATTGTTCCATGAGCAATTACAAaccaataaataataaaatatctatcGAATAATTCTCGTTTTACTCTTACATTCTTGGATCAGTCGTGTTGAAACCAGCTGTATGGAGATAGTGAGCGCTGATCGCATCTGGAACCTGAAATAAACTGCTTGTTTTACAAAGATATAACTTCTTCCAATATCATAGAGCGACTTACGTACAGTCGGAGTATAATCTTCAAGTTGCAGTAGAAAATCGGATAAAGGTTGCCCAGCTGATCGAGGTTCTTCGTTAGTTCCCGAATATATCGGAGGTGTGTCTCGTCCGTAACCTTCTGCCATTTCCGTAATTCAGATTTCGTTAAATCTGAGCCGCTGCAATTTCTCTAGTAACGAACGATGTTTCGATTTCTCGTAAAAACGGTTACAAGTTGTGGCTTTAGTAgcatgaaattatttctagAGGTTAAGATTATCGTGGATAGATAAAAAG is a window of Neodiprion pinetum isolate iyNeoPine1 chromosome 4, iyNeoPine1.2, whole genome shotgun sequence DNA encoding:
- the LOC124217814 gene encoding GRB10-interacting GYF protein 2 isoform X1, giving the protein MTESMRFGPEWLRNLSGDGCNTSGGGGGPSILTTPRYQLAEHRYGREEMLALFDRNYKAPEPLASFPALYIIQAQQPLALTPMTEEEAVNVRSWNSGLTNNGGRGRGGSVDRGGRGRGGRGGIYPTHYSRGAIFDEPGDGPRIEPQPFPGRTRPFDRSQSERGWSERNGGPEPGDWNGSTSPRKELGRGGGGGSFVEGNWRRQRAGEDDDGWRVASSNRGEKWVRSSWRDGGGSERGDRLERPDGVEGEEVRSGTRWEHRASHRSSHELSHHPPTRTLRTWEPNHHDNHDNLPEWSYSCRATENPSESGGSFDASGAFHGGMYSDDDEDGIISAGGNRESRIRHMSEGNNLSNSKPSSKPLPINHGQTPQTSNRRANITASSTGIRERPKSLQPFEDKESPEMQDKRSVSPSKPLPTQSNTPLKGSSPVVNSLPRKVQSATNLDKVSDKNPVMQNTRNSNKIPGDTPLAKEARTDNTINESSVVGNNDKPVLHSGLKKSKSTLGMMSVTNVRQKSEDDLDRMKEEADALVAKLMADEETHKDQRSNVPPSANNPVPGIASATQEKWFYRDPQGEVQGPFSASEMSEWLKAGYFNVNLLVRRACDERYSMLGDLIKMWGRIPFIPGPPVPPLKVTEPVAIPVPVAIPGALPKAGMEDPSVLYQYQQMCLLQNQLLFRHVRSAVINKLSQSEQWTSMSPADQNQLILQHMLQQPEMAEISPMTVNPFVPTLTAQPANPIMQLFTQMQQAKTQSENHLPPTMHPTTPTHPGTIDTVQQLMQQMRGIQNLHGIQQPSMTPTPASTPEDNPIKSLLRQLNVNGHPQATQIESVWPHPPPPQMAPPQFGNPNWQSQMGPIPAMPPGQLPNSLWDLHTKEMKTEQQILEEQKLKIQEEKKKAQLKKQEELKRQADEESAKRKQDEEAEKARLAEEAAKRTEEERKKKEEEKKRKEEEKRKQEEELKKKEEKKRKEEERKREEKRKQDEENNRKKQEEEKRKREEAKRQEEKQRKEKEKRKKLEEEQKREEEERIKKEEEARRKTEAEEQAKRAEQRRREAEALRKLQERSKAPWAQTPHAPAPSSHASLAEIQRLEREKKAEELRVQQLMQQQMAQQRTAEVAQDAAMAEISKGLQLKWAEKAAPVSKPVVKSLAQIQQEEQERLAKQQERERQEKAAQKEPVVPLQSAGIWGTAAQSLNWNSATNANNQAWSNSTNTTTGGFWDDPISAKINPTPKHSAKQLATIKAPVNTVQQPQQPQQQQQQQQNNKPTKSKNKKEGELVKKIFEQNTAKPDDFTQWCNKALGGLQASVDIPTFVGFLRDIESAYEVKEYVRLYLGDNKQCSEFAKQFLEKRSKWRSAQRPHPQADDLCKPAPAVNPNATATEFQEVKGKAKKPKKGKMYKVDSTILGFSVTAAPDRINVGDRDYGEGV